From Desulfovibrio sp. TomC, a single genomic window includes:
- a CDS encoding efflux RND transporter periplasmic adaptor subunit has translation MSRNPLLRAALAALLFCLCSCSGGEQKNARDTRPAPVMAVPARAANVPVVIKAVGNVEPMATVAVKPQVGGAIVAQLVHDGAQVAKGDVLFRIDPRPFELAIRESQAKLERDKALLIKADEDLKRYVTLKAKDVVAQEQYDQTYAAAKTLDGTIKLNQASLDRSKLDLEYAEVRAPIAGRVGTVMLTTGNVVKANEAVACVINQISPIFISFSIPERYLSAVMARQKKGPLEITASAPGELETQPVRASIASVDNAVDTKTGTIRLKALAQNADHRLWPGQFVRVGLTIAELDNAVVIPTQALLDGVTGPYVYVIGTDGKAEARRVTPGPIVDADTVVEKGLAAGEMVVTDGQVRLAPGAKAEIKGAAGADAKPTDAQKADAPKADAQKADAKPAGEGAKQ, from the coding sequence TTGAGTCGCAATCCTCTCCTTCGCGCCGCTCTCGCGGCGCTTCTTTTTTGTCTGTGCTCGTGCAGCGGTGGAGAACAAAAAAACGCCCGCGATACCCGGCCCGCCCCGGTGATGGCCGTCCCGGCCCGGGCGGCCAACGTGCCGGTGGTCATTAAGGCCGTTGGCAATGTGGAACCCATGGCCACGGTGGCCGTCAAACCGCAGGTCGGCGGAGCCATCGTGGCCCAGCTTGTCCATGACGGCGCCCAGGTGGCCAAGGGCGACGTGCTCTTTCGCATTGATCCCCGGCCCTTTGAACTGGCCATCCGGGAGTCCCAGGCCAAGCTCGAACGCGACAAGGCGCTGCTGATCAAGGCCGATGAAGACCTCAAACGCTATGTCACCCTCAAGGCCAAGGACGTGGTGGCCCAGGAGCAGTACGACCAGACCTATGCCGCGGCCAAGACCCTGGACGGCACCATCAAACTCAATCAGGCCAGTCTGGACCGCTCCAAGCTCGATCTCGAATACGCCGAGGTCCGCGCCCCCATTGCCGGCCGGGTCGGCACCGTGATGCTCACCACCGGCAACGTGGTCAAGGCCAACGAGGCGGTGGCCTGCGTCATCAATCAGATCAGCCCGATCTTTATTTCCTTTTCCATCCCCGAGCGCTATCTGTCGGCGGTCATGGCCCGGCAGAAAAAAGGCCCTCTGGAGATTACCGCCTCGGCCCCGGGCGAGCTTGAGACCCAACCGGTCCGAGCCTCCATTGCCTCGGTGGACAACGCCGTGGACACCAAAACCGGCACCATCCGCTTGAAAGCCCTGGCCCAAAACGCCGACCATCGCCTGTGGCCCGGCCAGTTCGTGCGGGTGGGCCTGACCATTGCGGAACTGGACAACGCCGTGGTCATTCCCACCCAGGCGTTGCTCGACGGCGTCACCGGACCCTATGTCTATGTCATCGGGACCGACGGCAAGGCCGAAGCGAGGCGCGTCACTCCCGGGCCGATCGTCGATGCCGACACGGTCGTGGAAAAGGGGCTGGCTGCCGGCGAAATGGTGGTCACCGACGGGCAGGTGCGTCTGGCCCCGGGAGCCAAGGCCGAAATCAAGGGAGCGGCCGGGGCCGACGCCAAACCGACCGACGCCCAAAAAGCCGACGCCCCAAAGGCCGACGCCCAAAAAGCCGATGCCAAGCCGGCCGGCGAAGGGGCCAAACAGTGA
- a CDS encoding CerR family C-terminal domain-containing protein, protein MTSSGREDETRMRLLDAAGEIFSGKGFHAATVREITKVAKANVAAIHYHFGSKDRLYQAVLEHAHNEALRRYPPDMGLAGNATAEVRLFAYVRALLLRLADKGRHAWFFRLMAREMADPTPQLAAVVERSLAPANAVLRAIVAELLGPGADPLAIARCAQSVVGQCRHFSIDRPVLTRLHPGNDPGQGGIDAVARHITRFSLAALHNYQVCDFTPPHLEPHVGDLF, encoded by the coding sequence ATGACCAGCAGCGGTCGTGAAGACGAAACCCGGATGCGGCTTCTGGACGCTGCCGGCGAGATTTTTTCCGGCAAGGGATTTCACGCCGCCACCGTTCGTGAGATAACGAAGGTCGCCAAGGCCAACGTCGCCGCCATCCATTACCATTTTGGCAGCAAGGACCGGCTCTATCAGGCCGTTCTGGAACATGCCCACAACGAGGCGTTGCGCCGCTATCCCCCGGACATGGGGCTGGCCGGCAACGCCACAGCCGAGGTGCGCCTTTTCGCCTATGTGCGCGCCCTGCTCCTGCGGCTGGCCGACAAGGGCCGCCATGCCTGGTTTTTCCGGTTGATGGCCCGGGAGATGGCCGATCCCACGCCCCAACTGGCGGCGGTGGTCGAACGCAGTCTCGCCCCGGCCAATGCCGTGCTGCGGGCCATCGTGGCCGAGTTGCTCGGCCCCGGAGCCGACCCCCTGGCCATTGCCCGCTGCGCCCAGAGCGTGGTTGGACAGTGCCGCCATTTCTCCATCGACCGGCCGGTGCTGACGCGTCTGCATCCCGGCAATGACCCGGGGCAGGGCGGCATCGACGCCGTGGCTCGGCATATTACCCGTTTTTCCCTGGCTGCTTTGCACAACTACCAAGTCTGTGACTTTACCCCGCCCCACCTGGAACCCCACGTAGGAGATCTGTTTTGA
- a CDS encoding aldehyde dehydrogenase family protein, with amino-acid sequence MSQPSLPQGFSPDAGDVPAACALSPFEERRYLIGGELLSWSGPMQTVTSPIYVGNAPAMLGFCPDLTESESLAAVEAVSAAWNDGRGAWPTMSVARRIAHVEAFARRMAAVRDTVVGLMAWEICKPLADCRAEFDRTVEYILATVEALKDLDRASSRFVIESGIYAQIRRAPLGPVLCMGPYNYPLNETFTTLIPALIMGNPVIVKTPRIGKLLYAPLLEAFAASFPPGVINILFGGRRVAIPALASGTISVLAFIGSSQAADALRRHHPAPHRLRCVLGLDAKNVGIVLPCADMELTSAEAVAGALSFNGQRCTALKLFYVHESRLEEFLARMSERIAALPMGLPWQENVRITPLPVPGKPEALSAMVAEATARGAQVANPLGGTTERTLVYPALVAGVTPGMRLHEEEQFGPVVPVASFAEVETAAKAVAASPYGQQVSIFGTDPEAVAALIDPMVNQVCRVNINCQCQRGPDTFPFTGRKDSAEGTLSVSDALRAFSIRTLVAAKGSAQNKELLTNIVKFRQSNFLSTDFLF; translated from the coding sequence ATGTCGCAACCCAGCCTGCCGCAGGGCTTTTCCCCGGACGCCGGAGACGTACCCGCCGCCTGCGCCCTGTCCCCGTTTGAAGAACGCCGCTATTTGATCGGCGGCGAACTGCTCTCCTGGTCCGGTCCCATGCAGACCGTGACCTCTCCGATCTACGTTGGCAACGCACCGGCGATGCTGGGATTTTGTCCCGATCTGACCGAGTCCGAATCCCTGGCCGCCGTGGAGGCCGTCAGCGCGGCCTGGAACGATGGCCGGGGTGCGTGGCCCACCATGAGCGTGGCCCGACGCATCGCCCATGTCGAAGCCTTTGCCCGGCGCATGGCGGCCGTACGCGACACGGTGGTGGGCCTTATGGCCTGGGAAATCTGCAAACCGCTGGCCGACTGCCGGGCCGAGTTCGACCGCACGGTGGAATATATCCTGGCCACGGTGGAGGCGCTCAAAGACCTCGACCGGGCCTCTTCGCGGTTTGTCATCGAATCGGGCATTTACGCCCAGATCCGCCGCGCCCCGCTGGGGCCTGTCCTGTGCATGGGACCCTACAACTATCCGCTCAACGAAACCTTCACCACGCTTATTCCGGCCCTGATCATGGGCAACCCGGTCATCGTCAAGACCCCGCGCATCGGCAAACTGCTCTACGCCCCGCTACTCGAAGCCTTTGCCGCCTCGTTTCCCCCGGGCGTCATAAACATCCTTTTCGGCGGCCGGCGCGTGGCCATCCCGGCCCTGGCCTCGGGCACAATCAGCGTCCTGGCCTTTATCGGCTCAAGCCAGGCCGCCGACGCCCTGCGCCGCCACCACCCTGCCCCCCACCGGCTGCGTTGCGTCCTTGGCCTGGACGCCAAAAACGTGGGCATTGTCCTGCCCTGCGCCGACATGGAACTGACGTCCGCCGAGGCCGTGGCCGGGGCGCTCTCCTTTAACGGCCAGCGCTGCACGGCGCTCAAGCTCTTTTACGTCCACGAATCCCGGCTGGAGGAATTTCTCGCCCGCATGAGCGAACGCATCGCCGCCCTGCCCATGGGCCTGCCCTGGCAGGAAAACGTCCGCATAACGCCCCTGCCCGTGCCGGGAAAACCAGAAGCCCTGTCGGCCATGGTGGCCGAGGCCACGGCCCGGGGCGCCCAGGTGGCCAATCCGCTTGGCGGCACGACCGAACGCACCCTGGTCTACCCGGCCCTGGTGGCCGGAGTGACCCCGGGGATGCGGCTTCATGAAGAGGAACAATTCGGCCCGGTTGTGCCGGTGGCCTCCTTTGCCGAGGTGGAGACAGCGGCCAAAGCGGTGGCGGCCTCGCCCTACGGCCAGCAGGTGAGCATCTTTGGGACCGATCCCGAGGCCGTGGCTGCGCTGATTGATCCCATGGTCAACCAGGTCTGCCGGGTCAACATCAATTGCCAATGCCAGCGCGGCCCGGACACCTTTCCGTTCACCGGCCGCAAGGATTCGGCCGAAGGCACGCTCTCGGTGTCCGACGCCTTGCGGGCCTTTTCCATCCGCACCCTGGTTGCGGCCAAGGGCTCGGCCCAAAACAAGGAGTTGTTGACCAACATCGTGAAGTTTCGCCAGTCCAATTTCCTGTCGACAGACTTCCTGTTCTAG
- a CDS encoding putative quinol monooxygenase: protein MAANTVHVVAKFVAKPGQEAALKTAITGLIAPTQKDPGYIAYDLYESTQRPGEFVLVEAWATKELLAAHLDTPHLNGFKAAAPGLLATPMSVTLFNEIPGF from the coding sequence ATGGCAGCAAACACCGTGCACGTCGTGGCCAAATTCGTGGCCAAACCCGGCCAGGAAGCCGCGCTGAAAACCGCCATCACCGGCCTTATCGCCCCGACCCAGAAAGATCCCGGCTACATCGCCTACGACCTCTACGAATCCACCCAGCGTCCCGGCGAATTCGTCCTGGTCGAGGCCTGGGCGACCAAGGAACTGCTGGCCGCCCACCTCGACACGCCGCACTTAAACGGCTTCAAGGCCGCCGCCCCCGGGCTGCTGGCGACCCCCATGTCCGTGACGCTTTTTAACGAAATTCCCGGCTTCTAG
- a CDS encoding PAS domain-containing sensor histidine kinase: MVHARLLESFTAERTPGPTLDRQVRLFAESPAVGILDRLPMGVAVFNTSRQIIYANAAFCTLSDTGRGVADVIGLRLGDALSCLGTQFEDGVCGSTQLCRSCGAAKSLAASLAGADGASGDCSISRQGIKRLDNLDFRIWIWALRHAGEAFHVALMSDIRAEKRLDLMERIFYHDIMNLVSGMQGICELMREEEEGTRNAELDLLLFAVERVTDLILSQRDLSFAERGDYEVTVNKMGTLSLLTDITSLMRRESSCRGKTLVISPDSSDVFFASDRKLLTRILVNMQKNALEATAAGGTVTVGCGRQDGQVRFWVHNAGVVAEEARPQIFRRTFSTKGRGRGLGTYGTKLFAESYLGGTVGFTSEATDGTVFYVLLPGGEPAIG, translated from the coding sequence ATGGTGCACGCACGGCTTCTTGAGTCTTTTACGGCCGAGCGGACGCCGGGGCCAACGCTGGACCGGCAGGTCAGGCTTTTTGCGGAAAGTCCGGCTGTCGGCATCCTTGACCGGTTGCCCATGGGCGTAGCTGTTTTCAATACGTCGCGTCAGATTATCTATGCCAATGCCGCCTTTTGCACCTTGTCCGACACCGGGCGCGGCGTTGCCGACGTCATCGGGTTGCGGCTGGGTGATGCCTTGTCCTGTTTGGGGACGCAGTTCGAGGACGGGGTGTGCGGCTCGACGCAGTTGTGCCGTTCCTGCGGGGCGGCCAAGTCGTTGGCGGCGTCGCTTGCCGGGGCTGACGGCGCATCCGGCGATTGTTCCATCAGTCGTCAGGGTATCAAGCGCCTGGATAATCTGGATTTCCGGATCTGGATCTGGGCCTTGCGCCATGCCGGCGAGGCCTTTCATGTGGCCCTTATGTCCGACATCCGGGCGGAAAAGCGTCTCGATCTCATGGAGCGCATTTTCTACCATGACATCATGAACCTCGTTTCCGGGATGCAGGGCATCTGCGAACTCATGCGCGAGGAAGAGGAAGGGACACGAAACGCCGAACTCGATCTGCTGCTTTTCGCAGTGGAGCGCGTGACCGACCTCATCTTGTCCCAGCGCGACCTGAGCTTTGCCGAACGCGGCGACTACGAAGTGACGGTCAACAAGATGGGCACGCTGTCGCTTTTAACCGACATCACGTCGCTTATGCGCCGCGAATCGTCCTGCCGGGGCAAGACCCTGGTCATTTCGCCGGACAGCAGCGATGTTTTTTTCGCCTCGGATCGCAAGCTTCTGACCCGTATCCTGGTCAACATGCAGAAAAACGCCCTGGAAGCCACGGCAGCCGGCGGGACGGTGACCGTGGGATGCGGGCGGCAGGACGGGCAGGTGCGGTTTTGGGTGCACAATGCCGGGGTCGTGGCCGAAGAAGCGCGGCCGCAGATTTTTCGCCGGACCTTTTCCACCAAGGGCCGGGGCCGGGGGCTTGGCACCTACGGCACCAAGCTTTTCGCCGAGAGCTATCTGGGCGGCACGGTGGGCTTTACCTCGGAGGCAACGGACGGCACCGTGTTTTACGTGCTGCTCCCTGGCGGGGAGCCGGCAATCGGCTAA
- the ilvB gene encoding biosynthetic-type acetolactate synthase large subunit, with amino-acid sequence MIRLTGARIIAQSLVRHGITAVAGIPGGANLPLFDAIAETPVRIVLARHEQGAGFIAQGMARVTGRAQACLATSGPGVMNLLTAIADAKADSVPLVCITGQVPRALLGTDAFQEVDVYGLTIPIAKHNMLVRRAADLPRLMAEAFAIAEAGRPGPVVIDVPRDVQTEEAAFDDWPTADGPAGPALPGPADLAWAASLLARCERPLLYCGGGAARAGEQVAALAGMLDAPVVTTLMGLGLLPPGHPRHAGMIGMHGAPAANHLLARCDMLVAIGARFDDRATGDAKRFCPGASVIHIDIDPAEHHKNRQAHVPLAGDAGRILTALLPLVPARPRPEWTAIRKRLAREHPFALPGLDDPKSPYGMLAAVAEMLGPQAVVATDVGQNQMRAAQAWPCHLPGKFLTSGGLGTMGFGLPTAIGAALADPGRPVACVTGDGGLLMNVQELATLAELGLPVKILLMDNGVLGLVRQQQALFVGGRYTASTFGCRPDFVALAASFGIAALDLEPCRDVRSVLAAALAAPGPALVRLPVDPDAHVYPMVPPGAANHEMILEKRHAHAE; translated from the coding sequence ATGATACGGTTAACGGGTGCGCGCATCATTGCCCAGAGTCTTGTCCGCCACGGCATAACCGCTGTGGCCGGCATCCCTGGCGGGGCCAACCTGCCGCTTTTTGACGCCATTGCCGAGACGCCGGTGCGCATTGTTCTGGCCCGCCATGAACAGGGGGCCGGGTTTATCGCCCAGGGCATGGCCCGGGTGACCGGCCGGGCCCAGGCGTGTCTGGCCACCTCCGGTCCCGGCGTCATGAATCTGCTGACTGCCATAGCCGACGCCAAAGCTGATTCCGTGCCCCTGGTCTGTATTACAGGCCAGGTGCCTCGTGCCCTCCTGGGGACCGACGCCTTTCAGGAGGTGGACGTCTACGGCCTGACCATTCCCATCGCCAAACACAACATGCTGGTGCGCCGGGCAGCCGATCTGCCGCGCCTTATGGCCGAGGCCTTTGCCATAGCCGAGGCGGGGCGGCCGGGACCGGTGGTCATTGACGTGCCCCGGGACGTGCAGACCGAGGAAGCGGCCTTTGACGACTGGCCGACGGCCGACGGGCCGGCAGGTCCGGCGCTCCCCGGTCCGGCCGATCTGGCCTGGGCGGCTTCGCTTCTGGCCCGGTGTGAGCGGCCGCTCCTGTATTGCGGCGGCGGTGCGGCCCGGGCCGGGGAGCAGGTGGCGGCCCTGGCCGGGATGCTGGACGCGCCGGTGGTGACAACGCTCATGGGCCTTGGCCTGCTGCCGCCGGGCCACCCCAGGCATGCCGGCATGATCGGCATGCACGGCGCGCCGGCTGCCAACCATCTGCTGGCCCGCTGCGATATGCTGGTGGCCATCGGGGCGCGTTTTGACGACCGGGCCACCGGCGACGCCAAGCGGTTTTGTCCAGGGGCGTCGGTCATCCACATCGACATCGATCCGGCCGAACACCACAAGAACCGCCAGGCCCATGTGCCCCTGGCCGGTGATGCCGGGCGGATCCTGACCGCGCTCTTGCCGCTGGTTCCGGCCCGGCCGCGGCCGGAGTGGACCGCCATTCGAAAACGCCTGGCCCGGGAGCATCCCTTTGCCCTGCCCGGACTGGATGATCCGAAAAGCCCCTACGGGATGCTGGCGGCCGTGGCCGAAATGCTCGGCCCCCAAGCCGTCGTGGCCACCGACGTCGGCCAAAACCAGATGCGCGCCGCCCAGGCCTGGCCGTGCCATCTGCCGGGCAAGTTTCTCACCTCCGGCGGCCTTGGCACCATGGGCTTTGGCCTGCCGACGGCCATTGGCGCGGCCCTGGCCGATCCCGGCCGGCCGGTTGCCTGCGTCACCGGCGACGGCGGGCTTCTGATGAACGTGCAGGAGCTGGCCACGTTGGCCGAGCTTGGCCTGCCGGTCAAAATCCTGCTCATGGACAACGGCGTGCTGGGGCTGGTGCGCCAGCAGCAGGCGCTGTTTGTCGGCGGCCGCTACACCGCCTCGACCTTTGGCTGCCGGCCGGATTTCGTGGCCCTGGCCGCCTCCTTTGGCATTGCCGCCCTTGATCTCGAACCGTGCCGGGATGTCCGGTCGGTCCTGGCCGCCGCCCTGGCCGCGCCCGGGCCGGCGCTGGTGCGTCTGCCCGTCGACCCCGATGCCCATGTCTATCCCATGGTGCCGCCCGGCGCCGCCAACCATGAAATGATCCTGGAGAAACGCCATGCCCACGCCGAGTAA
- a CDS encoding chemotaxis protein CheA, translating to MNQDFMDPELFADFIVEAREHLETIEPNLLELERNPGNLGLLNDIFRPMHSLKGASGFLGLNAINGLAHKAENILDELRKGNIPVNPEIMDVILSATDILRTMIENLEQTGVEGDLDTAPVIARIAVLLEGGPAAVPHAPAMPASGDFPPEDGPAPSDEPDPEAVAPQSAKTPPPASAQTPPAKTIINIEDLPPFLPDPYPLTSIGEGHMADFMEEAREIIERLNAALLELEATGEGPNESINDIFRYFHNLKGNSGIIGHKELNGLTHEAETLLNRVRKGEMVATPAMVDLLLAVVDQVEALVTTIDAATSIAMPLDIRPLVARLKQASEDGYVAEPGDAAASQPEPEPEPEPEPQKPVAEAAKSAAAAPGYDPEDVAVFESTIDQQITYMTQALAGLNENSESKEMVDGLYRALVTIQNSSGYMGLNDLKVQAERTAGLVDTGRKQGLPFELLLDMLRQECAILGDMLASALGKLRAAPAAAPAEAAPELPPAAPEPQPELARVSEPEAAPATTPEPAPESKPEPKPEPAPKPVPVPKPEAQPAPATPPKPAPAPKPEPKPAPKPAPKPEPAAAAAQGEAAKPKVSATIRVDHEKLDHLMNLIGELLINRNRFTMLARALEEGKDSGAHIGQQLTETTYAMARISDDLQDTIMKVRMVPVSTVFSRFPRLVRDLSRKSGKEVSLITEGEETELDKSVVEVIGDPLVHLIRNSVDHGIETEAERIAAGKPPIGRVWLRAYHRGNSVAIEIEDDGKGIDPAKMREVAVKKNLMSPEEAKAMDDRDAIDIIFMPGFSSAETITDISGRGVGMDVVRTNIKNLKGTVNVSSEVGKGTKFTLSLPLTLAIIDALMVVVAGQTYALPLDSVSETTKIEVNRMTEINKRKAVTLRGEVLGIVELAEILELPQAQVKQEIAPIVILQDNERRLGLIVDRLLERQEIVIKPLGSYLSEFDMRGISGATIMGDGSVVLILDPHEIYMMSTPGGRSKG from the coding sequence ATGAACCAAGATTTCATGGATCCGGAACTGTTTGCCGACTTCATTGTCGAAGCCCGGGAGCACCTCGAGACCATCGAGCCCAATCTTCTCGAGCTGGAGCGCAACCCCGGCAACCTCGGCCTTTTAAACGATATCTTCCGGCCCATGCACTCTCTCAAGGGCGCCTCGGGTTTTCTGGGCTTAAACGCCATCAACGGGCTGGCCCACAAAGCCGAGAACATTCTCGATGAACTGCGCAAAGGGAATATCCCGGTTAATCCCGAGATCATGGACGTCATCCTCTCGGCCACGGATATCCTGCGCACCATGATCGAGAACCTGGAGCAGACCGGGGTCGAGGGCGATCTCGACACCGCCCCGGTGATCGCCCGTATCGCCGTGCTGCTGGAAGGCGGTCCGGCCGCCGTCCCCCACGCTCCGGCGATGCCCGCGTCCGGCGACTTTCCTCCCGAAGACGGACCCGCCCCGTCAGACGAACCGGACCCGGAAGCCGTCGCGCCGCAATCGGCCAAAACGCCGCCCCCGGCTTCGGCCCAGACCCCGCCGGCCAAAACGATCATCAATATCGAAGACCTGCCGCCGTTTCTGCCCGATCCCTATCCGCTGACCTCCATAGGGGAAGGCCATATGGCCGATTTTATGGAGGAAGCCCGGGAGATTATCGAGCGCTTGAACGCTGCGCTGCTTGAGCTTGAGGCCACCGGCGAAGGGCCTAACGAAAGCATCAACGATATTTTTCGCTATTTTCATAACCTCAAAGGCAACAGCGGCATCATCGGGCACAAGGAATTAAACGGCCTGACCCATGAGGCCGAAACCCTGCTCAATCGGGTGCGCAAGGGCGAGATGGTCGCCACCCCGGCCATGGTCGATCTGCTCCTGGCCGTGGTCGATCAGGTCGAAGCCCTGGTCACCACCATCGACGCCGCTACGAGCATTGCCATGCCGCTGGACATCCGTCCCCTGGTGGCCCGACTCAAACAGGCCAGCGAGGACGGCTATGTGGCCGAGCCGGGCGATGCCGCCGCCTCGCAACCTGAACCTGAGCCGGAACCTGAACCAGAGCCGCAGAAGCCGGTTGCCGAGGCTGCGAAGAGCGCTGCCGCCGCCCCGGGATACGATCCGGAAGATGTGGCCGTTTTCGAATCCACCATCGATCAGCAGATTACCTACATGACCCAGGCCCTGGCCGGGCTCAATGAGAATTCCGAATCCAAGGAAATGGTGGACGGTCTTTACCGGGCGCTAGTCACCATCCAGAATTCCTCGGGCTACATGGGACTTAACGACCTCAAGGTCCAGGCCGAACGCACGGCCGGGCTCGTGGATACGGGGCGCAAGCAGGGGCTGCCCTTTGAACTGTTACTCGACATGCTGCGCCAGGAGTGCGCCATCCTCGGCGACATGCTCGCGTCCGCCCTGGGCAAACTGCGCGCTGCTCCGGCCGCCGCCCCGGCCGAGGCCGCACCCGAACTGCCGCCGGCCGCGCCCGAACCGCAGCCTGAACTGGCCCGGGTCTCTGAACCGGAAGCTGCCCCGGCCACGACGCCGGAACCGGCTCCGGAATCCAAGCCTGAACCGAAGCCCGAACCTGCCCCGAAGCCAGTCCCGGTTCCCAAGCCTGAAGCCCAACCGGCCCCGGCGACACCCCCGAAACCGGCGCCGGCGCCCAAGCCGGAACCGAAGCCGGCTCCCAAACCTGCGCCCAAACCCGAGCCGGCTGCGGCTGCGGCCCAGGGCGAGGCGGCCAAACCCAAGGTTTCCGCCACCATCCGGGTGGACCACGAAAAGCTCGACCACCTCATGAATCTCATCGGCGAGTTGCTCATTAACCGCAACCGCTTCACCATGCTGGCCCGCGCCCTGGAAGAGGGCAAGGACAGCGGCGCGCACATCGGGCAGCAGCTGACCGAGACCACGTACGCCATGGCGCGCATCTCCGACGACCTGCAAGACACCATCATGAAGGTGCGCATGGTCCCGGTGTCCACGGTGTTTTCCCGTTTCCCGCGCCTGGTGCGCGACCTGTCGCGCAAATCCGGCAAGGAAGTTTCGCTGATCACCGAAGGCGAGGAAACCGAACTCGACAAATCCGTGGTCGAGGTCATCGGCGATCCGCTGGTCCACCTCATCCGGAATTCCGTGGACCATGGCATCGAGACCGAGGCCGAGCGCATTGCCGCCGGCAAGCCGCCCATCGGGCGCGTCTGGCTTCGCGCCTATCACCGCGGCAACTCGGTGGCCATTGAGATCGAAGACGACGGCAAAGGCATTGATCCGGCCAAGATGCGCGAAGTGGCCGTCAAAAAAAATCTCATGAGCCCCGAAGAAGCCAAGGCCATGGATGACCGGGACGCCATCGACATCATCTTCATGCCCGGCTTTTCCTCGGCCGAGACCATCACCGACATCTCGGGCCGGGGGGTGGGCATGGACGTCGTGCGCACCAACATCAAAAATCTCAAAGGCACGGTCAACGTCAGCAGTGAAGTGGGCAAGGGCACCAAGTTCACCCTGTCCCTGCCGCTGACCCTGGCCATCATCGACGCGCTCATGGTGGTGGTTGCCGGCCAGACCTACGCCTTGCCGCTTGATTCCGTGTCCGAAACCACCAAGATCGAAGTCAACCGGATGACCGAGATCAACAAGCGCAAGGCCGTCACCCTGCGCGGCGAAGTCCTTGGCATCGTGGAGTTGGCCGAGATCCTGGAACTGCCCCAGGCCCAGGTCAAACAGGAGATCGCTCCCATCGTCATCCTCCAGGATAACGAACGCCGGCTGGGCCTCATCGTGGACCGGCTGCTGGAACGCCAGGAAATCGTGATCAAGCCCCTTGGCAGCTATCTGTCCGAATTCGATATGCGCGGCATCTCCGGCGCGACCATCATGGGCGACGGTTCCGTGGTGCTCATCCTTGATCCGCACGAAATCTACATGATGTCCACCCCCGGCGGCCGCTCCAAGGGGTAG
- a CDS encoding response regulator yields MPKHILIVDDSKTVRNLVAFIMRKEGFKVTAAEDGLDGLEKLYTDQQVDLIITDINMPRMDGITFIKTVREQDSYRDIPIVVLSTEGEERDIHVGLSIGANLYMVKPAQPEVMVRNVKMLLG; encoded by the coding sequence ATGCCCAAGCATATCCTTATTGTGGATGATTCCAAGACGGTGCGCAATCTCGTGGCGTTTATCATGCGCAAGGAAGGCTTCAAGGTGACGGCCGCCGAGGACGGACTCGACGGGTTGGAGAAGCTGTATACCGATCAGCAGGTGGATCTTATAATCACTGACATCAATATGCCGCGCATGGATGGCATCACCTTTATTAAAACCGTTCGCGAACAAGACAGTTATCGCGATATCCCCATTGTGGTGCTGTCGACCGAAGGCGAGGAACGCGACATCCATGTCGGGCTTTCCATCGGGGCCAACCTGTATATGGTCAAACCCGCCCAGCCCGAAGTTATGGTCCGCAACGTCAAGATGCTTTTGGGATAA
- a CDS encoding chemotaxis protein CheW, translating into MSPSLEQYFEESVLLPEQGGKTFSETERAFLSRYMGDDFEAALVRQGLSQPAVVESVTGELAPADGLDGQSGPATEADGDGALEAGLRQVRELKLVGFRVAGQELAIPIAQVQEVIRAMPLTRLPAAPPHIVGMTNLRGRVAPMVDLARIMDFSGPCGENRFIIVCRCRGMLVGLLVEGIAAMHQADGQDIEWGVEARVGVASDLVLGLLKVGEKLVAILSVDSLFQKVLKS; encoded by the coding sequence GTGAGTCCGAGTCTGGAGCAATATTTCGAGGAGTCCGTGCTGTTGCCCGAGCAGGGCGGCAAGACATTTTCCGAGACGGAACGGGCCTTTTTATCGCGCTATATGGGCGACGATTTCGAGGCCGCCCTGGTGCGCCAGGGACTGTCGCAGCCGGCGGTCGTGGAGTCCGTCACCGGCGAACTGGCCCCGGCCGATGGGCTGGACGGCCAGTCCGGGCCGGCAACGGAGGCTGACGGGGACGGGGCGTTGGAAGCCGGGCTGCGTCAGGTCCGGGAGCTCAAACTGGTGGGATTTCGCGTGGCCGGGCAGGAATTGGCCATCCCCATCGCCCAGGTGCAGGAAGTCATTCGGGCCATGCCGCTGACCCGTTTGCCGGCCGCGCCGCCCCATATCGTCGGTATGACCAATCTGCGCGGACGGGTGGCCCCCATGGTCGATCTGGCCAGGATCATGGATTTTTCCGGCCCATGCGGGGAAAACAGATTCATCATCGTCTGCCGTTGCCGGGGGATGCTGGTGGGGCTTTTGGTCGAGGGCATTGCCGCCATGCACCAGGCCGACGGCCAGGATATCGAGTGGGGGGTCGAGGCCCGGGTAGGCGTGGCCTCGGATCTGGTTTTGGGTCTGCTCAAAGTGGGCGAAAAATTGGTTGCGATCCTCTCCGTTGACAGCCTGTTTCAAAAGGTTTTGAAGAGTTGA